The Hymenobacter sp. DG01 genome has a segment encoding these proteins:
- a CDS encoding TonB-dependent receptor, which yields MHEKLLLAALPALALTATQVYAQTRTVSGRVTDRTTGEGLPGVTVLVKGTTTGVSTNSDGTFTLNAPATATTLSFSSVGFLTLEQPIRDGSITVGLAPDSKQLSEVVVTGYGQQSKALVTGAIASIDAKQFEDQPVAGLDQVLQGRAAGVQVSASSGTPGGGIAVRIRGNNSISASSDPLYVIDGVPINSGSYSNIAVGNQQLNALSDINPNDIASIQVLKDAAAAAIYGSRAANGVVLVTTKRGQTGKTKISLDVYQGVQQRIKQLDVLNGQESQDLINEARVNVGLAPRYVAANPTSTQALFTGASTNWQDEVFRTAKIGNYTLTASGGDARTRFLVSGTYFDQEGIVRGSDFKRGSVRVNIDNKISDRARIGLNLTGSRSLNNRIQNDNNIYGVLSSAILLGTQTPIYNADGTFARDPYSSVENPLAAATLPLQQARNNRLIGNVFAELDILKDLRFRTSLGADYLNLKEDRFVPSTLLQGSGSNGLGNSNSRYDISWLTENTLTYNKSFGDHNVTLLLGQSAQKSEQEGIQTTVSGFATNKITRLAAGSVRTEASSDGTLWTLLSYFARANYDYKGRYILAASVRRDGSSRFGVDNKWGYFPAVSGSWRISEEAFFPKTAISELKLRAGYGQTGNFEIGNFASRNLYGVGSGNLANYNQISGLVPTQIGVNDLSWEKQHEINVGLDLGFVNNRILLSANAFRRESNDLLLNRPLPLTSGFLSVTQNVGALENKGLEFELTTQNFTKDNFTWTTSANISFIRNEVTKLVNNAPFLSGFANQVRVGHSLGSFYGYVVDRIYQTQGEITADTEAARAKTGRSTAVYQQGSAPGDIRFKDLNNDGVITGDDQKIIGTAQPKFFGGLNNQLSFKGFDLGFFFQFQYGNKIFNNTRAFAEGMNAQFGQLASTRERWTAANPSTTYPRAAWGDPNNNRRTSDRFLEDGSYARLKTLTLGYNLPAGATRVLHLQNARVYVSGQNLLTFTNYSGLDPEINTFSGSNTSLGTDFLTFPQARTVQIGVNLGI from the coding sequence ATACATGAAAAACTACTATTAGCTGCTCTGCCTGCACTTGCTTTAACGGCAACGCAAGTATATGCACAAACTCGTACTGTTTCTGGACGGGTAACGGACCGTACAACGGGAGAAGGGCTGCCCGGTGTAACCGTATTAGTGAAAGGAACTACCACTGGCGTTTCAACCAACTCGGATGGTACCTTCACGCTGAACGCTCCGGCTACCGCCACTACCCTTTCCTTTAGCTCCGTAGGGTTCCTGACCCTTGAGCAACCGATTCGGGATGGCAGCATAACTGTGGGGCTGGCACCAGACAGCAAGCAGCTCAGCGAAGTAGTAGTAACAGGCTACGGACAACAATCCAAGGCTTTGGTTACGGGCGCCATTGCCTCCATCGATGCCAAGCAGTTCGAGGATCAGCCTGTAGCAGGCCTCGACCAAGTGCTGCAAGGCCGGGCTGCGGGGGTGCAGGTATCGGCTAGCTCCGGTACGCCGGGTGGCGGTATTGCTGTTCGTATCCGGGGTAATAACTCCATTTCGGCCAGCAGCGACCCGCTGTACGTAATTGACGGCGTACCGATTAACAGCGGCAGCTACTCCAACATTGCCGTTGGTAACCAGCAGTTGAACGCGCTGTCCGATATTAACCCCAACGACATTGCCTCCATTCAGGTACTGAAGGATGCCGCTGCCGCCGCTATCTATGGTTCGCGGGCTGCCAACGGGGTAGTACTGGTAACAACCAAGCGTGGCCAGACGGGCAAAACTAAAATCAGCCTGGATGTTTACCAGGGTGTACAGCAGCGCATTAAGCAGCTGGACGTTCTGAACGGTCAGGAATCACAGGACCTAATCAATGAGGCACGCGTAAACGTAGGCCTTGCGCCTCGCTACGTAGCGGCTAACCCAACCTCCACGCAGGCGCTTTTCACCGGCGCCAGCACCAACTGGCAGGATGAAGTATTCCGCACCGCCAAGATTGGTAACTATACTCTGACGGCTTCCGGCGGCGATGCCCGCACCCGCTTCCTCGTTTCGGGCACCTACTTCGATCAGGAAGGTATTGTGCGGGGTTCTGACTTCAAGCGCGGTAGCGTACGTGTGAATATCGATAACAAGATATCGGACCGTGCCCGTATTGGCCTGAACCTCACAGGCTCCCGCTCGCTGAACAACCGTATTCAGAACGATAACAACATCTACGGCGTACTTAGCTCGGCCATTCTGCTGGGTACTCAGACTCCTATCTATAATGCGGATGGCACTTTCGCCCGCGACCCATATTCATCGGTTGAAAACCCGCTTGCCGCTGCTACCCTACCCCTGCAGCAGGCACGTAACAACCGTTTGATTGGTAACGTCTTCGCCGAACTGGACATTCTTAAGGACCTGCGCTTCCGGACCTCGCTTGGCGCTGACTACCTGAACCTGAAGGAAGACCGTTTTGTACCCAGCACCCTTCTGCAGGGCTCTGGCAGCAATGGCCTGGGTAACTCCAACAGCCGTTACGATATCAGCTGGCTGACGGAAAACACCCTTACCTACAACAAATCCTTCGGGGATCATAACGTGACGCTGCTGCTCGGCCAGAGCGCCCAGAAATCAGAGCAGGAAGGTATCCAAACCACGGTTAGTGGCTTTGCTACCAACAAAATCACCCGCCTGGCGGCCGGTTCCGTTCGTACGGAGGCCTCGTCGGATGGTACTCTCTGGACCCTGCTTTCTTACTTCGCTCGCGCGAACTACGACTACAAAGGCCGCTACATTCTGGCTGCCTCCGTGCGCCGCGACGGTTCCTCGCGCTTCGGGGTAGACAATAAGTGGGGCTACTTCCCGGCCGTTTCGGGTAGCTGGCGCATTTCGGAGGAGGCCTTCTTCCCGAAAACAGCTATTAGTGAGTTGAAGCTGCGGGCCGGCTATGGTCAGACGGGTAACTTCGAGATTGGCAACTTTGCCTCCCGCAACCTTTATGGTGTAGGCTCCGGCAACCTGGCCAACTACAACCAGATTTCCGGTCTGGTGCCCACCCAAATCGGCGTAAATGACCTGAGCTGGGAGAAGCAGCACGAAATCAACGTGGGTCTGGACCTGGGCTTCGTTAACAACCGCATCCTGCTTTCAGCCAACGCCTTCCGCCGGGAGTCGAATGACCTGCTGCTGAACCGTCCGCTGCCCCTCACTTCTGGCTTCCTCTCGGTAACTCAGAACGTAGGCGCGCTGGAAAACAAAGGCCTTGAGTTTGAACTCACAACCCAGAACTTCACCAAGGACAATTTCACCTGGACTACCAGCGCCAACATTTCCTTTATTCGCAACGAAGTAACCAAGCTGGTAAATAATGCACCCTTCCTTTCGGGCTTTGCAAACCAGGTACGGGTAGGGCACTCTTTGGGCTCTTTCTACGGTTACGTAGTGGACCGGATTTACCAGACGCAGGGTGAAATTACAGCTGATACCGAAGCTGCCCGCGCCAAAACCGGCCGCTCTACGGCCGTGTATCAGCAAGGCTCTGCTCCGGGCGACATCCGCTTCAAAGACCTGAATAATGACGGTGTAATCACCGGCGACGACCAGAAGATTATTGGTACGGCTCAACCGAAATTCTTCGGCGGCCTCAATAACCAACTGTCCTTCAAAGGCTTTGACTTGGGCTTCTTCTTCCAGTTCCAGTACGGCAATAAAATATTCAACAACACCCGTGCTTTCGCAGAGGGTATGAACGCCCAGTTTGGTCAGTTGGCCTCCACCCGGGAGCGCTGGACCGCGGCTAACCCCAGCACTACCTACCCCCGGGCGGCCTGGGGTGACCCAAACAATAACCGCCGCACCTCCGACCGCTTCTTGGAGGATGGCTCTTATGCCCGCTTGAAAACCCTGACTCTGGGCTATAACCTCCCGGCCGGTGCTACCCGCGTGCTGCACCTGCAAAACGCCCGGGTATATGTTTCAGGTCAAAACCTACTCACCTTCACCAACTACTCCGGTCTTGATCCGGAAATCAACACCTTCAGCGGTAGCAACACCTCTTTGGGCACTGACTTCCTGACTTTCCCCCAAGCCCGTACCGTGCAGATTGGTGTAAACCTGGGTATCTAA